The uncultured Eubacteriales bacterium region AGGGCGGCATTCAGACGGAGGGGCAACGCGGCATTGATGCGCTGAAGGAACGAGGACAGATAACAGATAACAGCCTTGACGCCCACGGGGAAGAGCTGGCAAAGTATCGCACTTTCCAGGACAACACGGCGGCGTCTGCAGCTATGATGGGGCTCCACGACATTGGAAACCTAATTGGCGTAGGAGACAGTGGAAAGACCGTCGCTGGAGGCAAGGTACATAGCTTTGGCGCTGGAGACCTATTCCTGCCGTTTTCAAGGGTACCCGCAAACTTAGTCAGCCGTGCGGCTGAATACTCGCCCTTGGGCTTTGCAAAGGGCGCTGAAGAGGTGATAGGCGTACTACGTGATGCAAAGCGCGGAACGCTGACTGCTGCGCAACAGGCTAAAGCAGTAAGTGACGTAGGTCGTGGGCTCACTGGCACTGCACTCATTGCATCCTTTGCCGCACTCGCAATGGCCGGAGTACTCCGTGTGGCCGACGATGACAACGACAAGGACGTAGAGGCACAGAACGCCGCCGAAGGAGCGACAGGCACACAACTTAACCTTGATGCTGCACAGCGGTGGCTTTCTGGCGGTGACACGACTTGGAAGAGTGGGGACACACTTATGAGCATAGGGTTCCTCGAGCCGATTAATGCGCAAATGACCACAGGGGCGCTGGTGGCACAGGAACTAAAGAATGGTGAGGCATCACCATGGAGCTTTTTAAAGTCCTCCGCAGATGGGACAATCCAGTCTTTACTTGACTTGCCTGTAATGTCTAACCTTCAGTCGCTGGTCGATGGGTACACTTACTCCGACGCAGAAACTACCGGAGGGAAGATTGTAGATGCAGCGGTGAGTTTTGGAGCTGGGAATGTGTCCAGCATATTGCTACCCAACGTGGTAAAGGCGGCGGCGAAAGCGGGAGACCAGTATTATCGTGATGGGTACACCAGCGAGAGCGTAGCGGGTCAGACGGTGGATTCACTGAAGATGGGACTACCTGGGCTCCGCGAAACATTACCTATTAAATTGACACCCTTTGGCGAAAACAAGGAGTACGGCGGAAACGGTGTTACCAATGCACTTAACTCCATGCTGCTGCCTGGTGCTGTTACGACATACCGGCAAGATGATGTGTCCAGAGAGTTGCAGCGAGTTCGGGAGGCAACGGGGGAGAGCAACATTTATCCTGACAGGAACGCGCCACGGACGGTGAAGTACGGAGGGGAGACCTACGAGCTTACCGCCGCTGAGCGAGAGACATATCAGCGTAGGAGAGGGACACTGACCGACGAGCTCATGACGGCAATCATCGGGACAGACCAGTATAAGAATGCCCCGGTTGACGAGCAGTCGGCTATCCTTTCCGATGCTGTGGGCTTTGCCAACGACACAGCTAAACGGGAGATGCTGGCGGGGCAGGGTATTACCTATAAGTCCAGCCAGTGGGAGAAAGCGTACAAGGCCGTTGAGGCTGGTGTGGGATTTGACGTGTACCTGGATTACAATGATAGGCTTTCAGCGCTGAAGGAGCAAGGGAAGACCTCTGATGCGAACGCCGCCGTTCGTAAGGAGCTTATGAGCGACAGCAGACTTACGACAGCGCAAAAGAGCGTCTTAGATGAAACCCTTCTATCCGACACCGTTATCATTCCCAAGGATGTGACGGTGGACTACGGAGACGGGGATAGTTTCATCATCACGCAGATGTCGGCGGCGGCACAGAAGAAGTGGCCCGACATCCGAGACACGTTCGGCCTGAGTGCTGAGGATTACAGGGAGGCGTATCAGGCATACACCAATGACGGCATGACCGCCGCAGAGAAGAAAAAGAAGTTGCAGGATATCGTTGGCGGGTATGCGGCAGGGAATAGGCTGTATACGGAGCTGGGGAAGAAAGACAAATAGGGAAGAGGGGAGCCACAATCGGCTCCCCTCTTTTCACGTCTCCATTTTTAGTTGCTCTGGCTGTACCTCTTGAACGCTTACCACCCGCACATCTCCGTACTTCTCGGCATCCATGGCAAGTGCCTCCTTGACTCCTATAGCAGCCCCAATAGGAGCGTCAACGTGAATGGTGATGATTAGCATGGTGCAAGCCTCCCCTTCTTACGCTTATACACGAAGTACCCCACTATCGCCGGGGCTGTCGTCCCCAACGCCTCAGCAATGGCCGGGTAAGTCATGCCCTGCGCCCTCATCGTCTCTGCTTTGGCTGCGCTCCAGTTGCGCATCCTGCCCACGGCAATCTGTGGCTTTGGCTTTTCGCCTATTGTGCGAACGGTGCAGGCCTTGCCGGACTTACACGGGCGCATATGGCCTGTAGCTCCTATGTAGTCGCAGATGATGTCACCGCTTGCGTAGGCGCTGTAGATACAGCCCTTGCATGGTTTTGTGCTCATGTCGTGGCCTCCAGCAGTCCTGGGTCGTGGATGTTGCCGATGACCTCAGTTGCTTTCATCTTCCCATCGGATTCCAAGTAGTGATATGCGGGCGGATTTTTGGTGTAGCCGAGGAAGGCGCAGTGCTCCAGAACGAATTTAATTTCCCCGACCTCCCCATCATCGGTACGGCAGACTTCCCCCTCGAAAATCTTCTTCCCGTGCTTGTCCGTCAGCCCGGTGTACTGGCCTACGGTGGCGGGGTCGACCTCCGTCATATCGGGGATTCCATTGGTAGTTCCCCAAAGGATGTAAGCGCGCTCCCACTGGCAGAATAAGTAGCCCTCCACCCACGCTCCGTTTTCCAGCCGCTTACCGCGGAATAGGCACTCCCTCATTTCAGCACCGCCGCAAGCGTCACGGACTGTCCGGGGCGGATGGAGAGGAGCGTTTCTGACGGCAATGCACCCTGCCGGTCTCCCGTTTTCCAGGTCACAATGCCATCGTGATACCGCTCTATGCTTTCTACCCCTGCCGCCGCAAAGCACCGCAGCATAGCAAGCTCGTCAGGCGTAAAGCGTGGCTTGCGGATGATGATTGATGGGTCGTTGATGAGGTCTTGCAACAGTCCAAGGTTGTTAAACGCCTGAATATGTTCGCGGTCATGCCAGCTTAGCCGCCCTTTTTCATCAATGGAGATTTCTAGGCGCTTTCCCGGCACATTAAACCGTTCGCCAACCTCTACGCCCAGAATCTCGCAGATGCGGGGCTTGTCCTCCACCAGGAGGTCGGAGTAAGGGATTGTATACCCAATCACCCCGGTTACACTGTATAGTGAATAGTCTTTAACAGTGTAATAAGACTTTTCGTAAGTAAAACAACTGCGCCCTGCTATGCCGTGTCCATTAACCCACAGAATCCCCCGCTCCTCACACGCCTGCCGAAAAGCAAGGTCCTCCTCCTCGGTTTTGCACCACACGGCGACGTCTGGCGTTATGCGTGACCAGTCTAGGTGTTTACTCATTTGTGGGTTCCTCCTCCGTTCTATTGCTGTAGTGTAAGTTTCTATTTTCCACGCGGTTTGGGCATATGGCAGCACAATCGCAATGGTATATGTCGCTGGTATCGTTCCCTCGGCAAAAGCAATCGGCTCTCATGCAGTTCATGCCGGCTCCTCCTTCATCGTGTGAGTGAGACCATGATCAAGACGGCGATTACCACCAAAAGGATAGTCGCAAGCACCTTTGCGGGGCCTTTGTAGTTCTTCGCGTACTGGTTCCACGGATTTGTTCTGTTGGCCATATTTTCTTCTTCCTTTCGTATTGATCTCCTTATTTCTGCGGCAGGGTTGAGGATTTCGAGCAAATCACACCACATCGCTTTTCCCTCTCTTTTTTCTTCTGGTGCATAAGTCGTTTGGCTGCCGTTTTGGATATGAACTTAATAGCCCAGCTATTTGTGTGATGGATGCTGATTAAACCCTCGGTTATTTCGGCAAATCCGTTATACTGTTTTGGGTACACCGTCATCACCGTCCATCTTCGCCCCGCAGGATAGGCAGTATTTGTCGTCGCACTCCTCGGTGGTGAGACACAGTCCCTCGTTGCAAGCAGAGCACTCGAATGAGTAAATGACCTCACTCAGAAAGTCATTGTCGTCCAGCTCTCTCTTTACCCACCACCCGTGTTTTACTGGGTCGATGGTGGGCATCACGTCAATCTGTGACTTGTACGCCCTTGGCTCATCGTCTCCCAGATAATCGCGATATGGGATTGCATCAGCATCAATTAGTCTCATGGCGTTACCTCCCAACCTGTGATAGTAACGCCGCCACCAGAATGACCGCACAGGCCAGATACAGTGCGATTTCAAGGATGTTGATTCGTCTCATGGCTACTCCTCCGAGCTAATCCGCGTCGGCAACACCATCTTTGGATTATCTTTGTCGGTCCGCAGGATGATGGGGTCATTCGGCCCACGAAACTCTACGATGACGGGGCGCCTTCCGGTAGCACCTGTCGTCTTCAGGCTCCTGAGTGCATCCATGAGATAGTCAACGTTTGCCCCGAATCGCATAACGTCAGTGCGCTCCACGGCCTTTTTGATTACATCGTCCACGTCATAAGGCATCGCCCCTGGCTTCGCTGTACGGAATTGGATGTCTCCGTAGCTTATGTATGCGTACCCGTCATCTCGGCTGATTTCAACGGTCAACTGCCCGTTGGCCTTTATCGGCGGCACTTTCACCATTGCGGTAAAGTCCTCATCCACGGTCAGGCACATGGCGCACTCTTTTGAGGCTCGGTGGCCATCAACCCCGTACGCAGTAACCTTGCAAAGTTCACGATCAAATCTTAGCTGGATATACCTAAGCGCCTCCCTGGTGCAGTTCTTGTCCACAAAATACTTCACGGCATCGATCAGCCGGTTAAAATTCGCTCCGCTTATGGTTGCTTTCATGGTGTCTCCTCCTATGTATCTTTTTTTCTTGGCATGGTATACTGCAAGGGGTGATTTATATGGGGGTTCCAAAGCGCGTCTACATCAAAGTCGTTGTCGAGTTTTCCCCCGAAGGTCTTGCTACGCCTGTCAGGATGGAATACTCGGATCGCTGGTTCGACATTGACGACCGGCCTGTCCGAGTGGAGCGCCGCGCCCCTGCGTCTGGCGGCGGCGGTATGCTGCGCTATGAGGTGAGGGTCTATGGTAAGACACGCTATCTATGGCGTGATGGTGATAAGTGGTTTGTCGAGGTAGCCGCCCCTTAGTTGGGGCGGTTTTCTTTTGTTATCGCCGCCTCTGCCTCCTCGCGGGTGAGGAAGACGGTCTTGCCGACACTGTAAAGCATATGGTTGTTAAAGCTCGACTCAAAGATGCATACCGGCAAGCCAACGCAGTTGGTCTCAATTACGTACACTGTGCCACCAAACTTGCACGGCAGCACCACCAGCCGCCCGTCCTGCTGGGCCTGTGCAAACTGTGCCAGTTGCTCGACGGTGCCGAGAGCGCGGTAGGTTTGTAGTTCCTCCAGCCAGTCCCCCAACTGGTCATGCTGATAGGCGCAGTCACAGCTATCTACTCCGCAGCCCTCTGCAACTTGGCGGGTGTGGATAATCGCTTCTTGCAGTTCCATCATCTGCCCCTCCTTCACCGGCTGCCGGAGATAAATCTTGAGCGCGTCGCACCTGTCCTGTGCAATGCAATGACCTCTTGGAGCTAAGCACTGCCCCCTATCGTCCGGGACTGTATTGCCGTACTTGCAATAGCGGCAAACCTCAAACTCCATTTCGGGCGAAAGGATAATAAACTCCGCCAGCTCCTTGTCGCTCATGCTGCGGATGCGGTCGGCGTTGGTGGGCGGCGGCTCCAATACCTTTTGATTAAACTTGTCACAGTCGCTCCCGTCCAAAAAATACGGGTTATCGCCGCAAGACCTCTTATAAGGGCATCGGGCAATTGCACTTGGGTCACACTTAATCATCACGCCCCATCGCCTCCTCTCTGCTGCACGGCTCCGTCCAGTACACCCACATCCAGCGGGCGTCGCCGTAAGTCTGCCGCCAGAAGTGCTTGAACTGTACCAGCGCCGAAAATTCCGGGCGGGCTTGAAACCCATCCTCCCGCGCAAACTCCTCCGTCACGTCCTCCAGGCGCATGGCCTCGATCCTGGAGACCCGGAAGAACAGTCGCGCCGCCTCGCGTGGCATGTGGATGGAGGGTCGCCAGCGGTATTTGAGAGTGAGCGCTTTCCCACTTTCTCCAATAAGATGCAGGTCTTCTTCACTTGCCCGGTATGCATAAGGCGAGGACGACACCCCTGTTGCGCGCCACGTCTCCCGGCAGTATATGTAGTCTCCGGGGCGGTGCTTGGGATTTGCAACAGTCCCGTCGTCGAAAAAATAAGCACCGACGCATTCCGGCATAACTCTCTCTGACGGGACGAATGTCTTAGCATTTGGTTGCGGCTTAATCGGCCTTGCTGTGTGCAGTTTCCGCCCCTCCTGATACGCCCGTACCATCTCACCGCTGAATAACTCACCTCGTAGCATGGGGGTCGCCTCCTTCCGGCTTGCGGCGGTAGAGTGGGCCACAATCAGTTTCCAGCCAGTCGGCGGCAAAGCAGCGGCTACCATCTTTAAACACTAAAACGGGTCCGTATTCGTTGATGGTAATCAGGACCCAAAGGTCTTCTTTCTGCGAGTACATCGGCTCCCCATCCATCCCCCGCAACTCCTCCAGGGTGAGGGGGGCGTTGGCGGGCTGGGCTACCATTGCGGTGACGTCACCGATATAGTCGGGCTGGGCGCGGCGGATGGACTTCAGCTCTTCTAGCCACCCAAGCAGTTGTTCATGCTCTTTTGCGCAGTCGCATTCTTTTTTTGCCTTGAGCCGACAGACCGCTTCGCGACAATAATGTATTGCCTCGTCAAGCGTCATTTCGTTCTCTTGGCACGGCTTCAATTCACTCATTGGGGGCCTCCTCTTTCGGAGCTATTTTTGCAAGGTGATCAAAGAACCCGTTGAAGGTTGGAGTGTGCCCGTAGAATACACAGTTATGGAGATACCTCCCAACCTCAACCCCAATTTCCTCCATCCAACAAGGCTGATACTCTTGTCTAAGGGCTATTTGCTCCCAGTCAATGTACTGCGAATATCCTTTAAAGGCTTTCATCGCTCACCCTCCCGCACTGTGGCCGTGTACTCGACGCTAATCATAATGTCAAGACCTACGCCGCACTGAGGGCACGAAACATCAATGGCCATCAAACTCATGTCATAGTTAACGGCATCAGCCCCATCAAACTTGTGCCCGCACTTTGGACACTTGATATCATCGACACAGGTTGTTTGTTTCATCGCTCACCCTCCCCGGCCTGGGCGGCCATCATTTCGAGCCATTCATCAAATTCTTTTTGCTCCTGTTGGTTGTAGCCTCTAAAATCCGGTATGCCGCGCGGCGCACGAAAGGCTCTGTGCATTTTGCCGATCCACTCCATATATTCGTACGCAACCCACGTATCACCAACGCCTAGCCCGTGCGCCTCAAAATAGCGTTGCACATAGGAGCATAGGCGATGGTTGCCATTTTCATCGCCGCGCAGACTGATCGCGGTTATTGGTATGGCGTGTAGCGTTGCTCATTCCTGCTCCTCCCCGGCCTCCTGAGGGCCTTCGTATGGGCATCCAGTGTCCGGTGCAACGAGTGTGCAGTCTGAGCCGCTCCAATTTTCGCAACCTGCGCACTCCCCCGTGATGCGTTGCATTGCAAGCTGTGCCAAAAACTCTTGCTTTACATCGTCACGGATTTCGCCGACACAACGACTTGCGGGTTCACCAAGGTAGTGCGAGACCTTTCCGATGGAGTTTCCGTTGCGGACGAACACATATTCGCACCCCTTGAAAGTGACGCGGTAAACGCCATTCGTGTTTCCGGAATCCTTGTTTGTAAATTCATAGATGGTTTCTACTTTACTAAAATTATTCATCCTTATCTCCTTTCGTCCACCTGCACCCATCGCAGGCACCTTTGTGAGCCTCATGATACCGCCCGCACTTTAAGCACAACTCGTTTCGCGCCGCCCTCGTCTCCTCGCGGGAGGCGGTGAGCTGGGCTTGCAGCTCCACATATCTCCGTTCCCAAATTCGGCACATCCCAAGGTTCTCGTCATTACGGTTGGTCATTTCCTCGAGCTGCGCCTCCAGTCCCGCAAGTTGCTCCTTAAGGTACCTGTTTTGCGCCCAAAACGTAATACCCTCCAGCTCCGCAACTCGCCCCCGCAGCTCGCCTATCTCGGCGGCCTGGGCCTCAATCAGAGCGGCGGCATCGTTGCATGCTGTTTCCCGGCAGTGGACGGGCCATCCGTGAGCGATGTAATAGCAATCCCCGGATTCCGACTTGCACGGTGTCGTTAACCCACCCCAGCACCGCAGCCCCCGCACAATCTCCTCGGCGCTATGCGCCCTATCGTTTTCCATGGTAGCCTCCTATCTGTTCGCCCGGTAAAACGCCTGTGCGAATCCGGGCGGGGTTATGGCTCTAAAATCAGCGTCCGTTTTAGGTGCCGCCCATGCAAGCTGTGGGATCAGCGCCTGAGCCGACTTGTGCAGATACGCAAAGTTCGGCTTACCGCGTCCCGGACGGGCATACAGTGGGAGCTTGTCCGGCACATCCTCCCATGAGTTATACAGCTTTTCGGGCGGTGTAAAGCTCCCCCAGATATCCGTGCGCTTTGTCCAAGGGTCTCCATACTCCCACGGCTGGAAGGTCAGCGTCGGCTTGCCCATGTACTCTCGTAGATAACCTACTGGATTCTCCATCGCCCACCACACCGGCTTGCATTGGGCGATTATCCGCAGGCAGGCCGTCACGACTACCATGCCGACCTCTGGCTTGCGTTCCCGCGCCTCGGCAATGCAATTGAGCACCGAAAACTCCGTACATGGCGGCGCGGCCAGTATGCCGTATACTCCCTCCGGCGGCTGATATGTACGCACATCGTGCTCCGGCAGGGTGATGAGCCTCACGTCATACCCCGCCTCTTTGTACGGGCGGCTCCAGGAGCCTGACCCGCCGCATAGGTCCAAAATAATTTTGTTGCTGTTGTCCATCTTTACCTCCTGATCGGGGAGGCGTGGCCACGTCTCGTTATCTGCCCCGTGGGGCGCTACTGGTTAGTTAATCCGTACACCTCGGACACCTCGACGGTGTAGCGTTTG contains the following coding sequences:
- a CDS encoding conserved hypothetical protein (Evidence 4 : Homologs of previously reported genes of unknown function), producing MLIITIHVDAPIGAAIGVKEALAMDAEKYGDVRVVSVQEVQPEQLKMET
- a CDS encoding hypothetical protein (Evidence 5 : No homology to any previously reported sequences) is translated as MSTKPCKGCIYSAYASGDIICDYIGATGHMRPCKSGKACTVRTIGEKPKPQIAVGRMRNWSAAKAETMRAQGMTYPAIAEALGTTAPAIVGYFVYKRKKGRLAPC
- a CDS encoding hypothetical protein (Evidence 5 : No homology to any previously reported sequences), which encodes MRECLFRGKRLENGAWVEGYLFCQWERAYILWGTTNGIPDMTEVDPATVGQYTGLTDKHGKKIFEGEVCRTDDGEVGEIKFVLEHCAFLGYTKNPPAYHYLESDGKMKATEVIGNIHDPGLLEATT
- a CDS encoding hypothetical protein (Evidence 5 : No homology to any previously reported sequences) — its product is MSKHLDWSRITPDVAVWCKTEEEDLAFRQACEERGILWVNGHGIAGRSCFTYEKSYYTVKDYSLYSVTGVIGYTIPYSDLLVEDKPRICEILGVEVGERFNVPGKRLEISIDEKGRLSWHDREHIQAFNNLGLLQDLINDPSIIIRKPRFTPDELAMLRCFAAAGVESIERYHDGIVTWKTGDRQGALPSETLLSIRPGQSVTLAAVLK
- a CDS encoding hypothetical protein (Evidence 5 : No homology to any previously reported sequences), whose protein sequence is MANRTNPWNQYAKNYKGPAKVLATILLVVIAVLIMVSLTR
- a CDS encoding hypothetical protein (Evidence 5 : No homology to any previously reported sequences), whose amino-acid sequence is MRLIDADAIPYRDYLGDDEPRAYKSQIDVMPTIDPVKHGWWVKRELDDNDFLSEVIYSFECSACNEGLCLTTEECDDKYCLSCGAKMDGDDGVPKTV
- a CDS encoding hypothetical protein (Evidence 5 : No homology to any previously reported sequences) — translated: MKATISGANFNRLIDAVKYFVDKNCTREALRYIQLRFDRELCKVTAYGVDGHRASKECAMCLTVDEDFTAMVKVPPIKANGQLTVEISRDDGYAYISYGDIQFRTAKPGAMPYDVDDVIKKAVERTDVMRFGANVDYLMDALRSLKTTGATGRRPVIVEFRGPNDPIILRTDKDNPKMVLPTRISSEE
- a CDS encoding conserved hypothetical protein (Evidence 4 : Homologs of previously reported genes of unknown function) encodes the protein MGVPKRVYIKVVVEFSPEGLATPVRMEYSDRWFDIDDRPVRVERRAPASGGGGMLRYEVRVYGKTRYLWRDGDKWFVEVAAP
- a CDS encoding hypothetical protein (Evidence 5 : No homology to any previously reported sequences), whose product is MMIKCDPSAIARCPYKRSCGDNPYFLDGSDCDKFNQKVLEPPPTNADRIRSMSDKELAEFIILSPEMEFEVCRYCKYGNTVPDDRGQCLAPRGHCIAQDRCDALKIYLRQPVKEGQMMELQEAIIHTRQVAEGCGVDSCDCAYQHDQLGDWLEELQTYRALGTVEQLAQFAQAQQDGRLVVLPCKFGGTVYVIETNCVGLPVCIFESSFNNHMLYSVGKTVFLTREEAEAAITKENRPN
- a CDS encoding hypothetical protein (Evidence 5 : No homology to any previously reported sequences) gives rise to the protein MLRGELFSGEMVRAYQEGRKLHTARPIKPQPNAKTFVPSERVMPECVGAYFFDDGTVANPKHRPGDYIYCRETWRATGVSSSPYAYRASEEDLHLIGESGKALTLKYRWRPSIHMPREAARLFFRVSRIEAMRLEDVTEEFAREDGFQARPEFSALVQFKHFWRQTYGDARWMWVYWTEPCSREEAMGRDD
- a CDS encoding conserved hypothetical protein (Evidence 4 : Homologs of previously reported genes of unknown function); this translates as MSELKPCQENEMTLDEAIHYCREAVCRLKAKKECDCAKEHEQLLGWLEELKSIRRAQPDYIGDVTAMVAQPANAPLTLEELRGMDGEPMYSQKEDLWVLITINEYGPVLVFKDGSRCFAADWLETDCGPLYRRKPEGGDPHATR
- a CDS encoding hypothetical protein (Evidence 5 : No homology to any previously reported sequences), whose translation is MIKEPVEGWSVPVEYTVMEIPPNLNPNFLHPTRLILLSKGYLLPVNVLRISFKGFHRSPSRTVAVYSTLIIMSRPTPH
- a CDS encoding hypothetical protein (Evidence 5 : No homology to any previously reported sequences); translated protein: MHRAFRAPRGIPDFRGYNQQEQKEFDEWLEMMAAQAGEGER
- a CDS encoding hypothetical protein (Evidence 5 : No homology to any previously reported sequences); its protein translation is MRLTKVPAMGAGGRKEIRMNNFSKVETIYEFTNKDSGNTNGVYRVTFKGCEYVFVRNGNSIGKVSHYLGEPASRCVGEIRDDVKQEFLAQLAMQRITGECAGCENWSGSDCTLVAPDTGCPYEGPQEAGEEQE
- a CDS encoding conserved hypothetical protein (Evidence 4 : Homologs of previously reported genes of unknown function), which codes for MENDRAHSAEEIVRGLRCWGGLTTPCKSESGDCYYIAHGWPVHCRETACNDAAALIEAQAAEIGELRGRVAELEGITFWAQNRYLKEQLAGLEAQLEEMTNRNDENLGMCRIWERRYVELQAQLTASREETRAARNELCLKCGRYHEAHKGACDGCRWTKGDKDE
- a CDS encoding conserved hypothetical protein (Evidence 4 : Homologs of previously reported genes of unknown function); its protein translation is MDNSNKIILDLCGGSGSWSRPYKEAGYDVRLITLPEHDVRTYQPPEGVYGILAAPPCTEFSVLNCIAEARERKPEVGMVVVTACLRIIAQCKPVWWAMENPVGYLREYMGKPTLTFQPWEYGDPWTKRTDIWGSFTPPEKLYNSWEDVPDKLPLYARPGRGKPNFAYLHKSAQALIPQLAWAAPKTDADFRAITPPGFAQAFYRANR